DNA from bacterium:
CTCTGCTGTTCCCGGGCAAGACCCAGATGGAGACCGGACCGGATCCGCTGAACACGCCCAGCCAGCCGGTGCTGGATTCCATCAACCCCATTTCCTGGATCCGTGTGGGGCTGCGCGTCCGCCGTCTCAATCCGGATCTGGTCATTTATAAGTACTGGCTGCCATTCTTCGCCCCGGCCTTTGGAACCATCAGCCGCATCGCGTGCCGGCGGCGCGCCACCCGTGTGCTGTTCATCTGCGACAACGTGGTGCCG
Protein-coding regions in this window:
- a CDS encoding glycosyl transferase family 1, translated to MKIVIIGTAYPHRGGIAHFIGLLFRILQLRGHTVTLFSFSRQYPSLLFPGKTQMETGPDPLNTPSQPVLDSINPISWIRVGLRVRRLNPDLVIYKYWLPFFAPAFGTISRIACRRRATRVLFICDNVVP